One genomic segment of Desulfomicrobium sp. ZS1 includes these proteins:
- the metF gene encoding methylenetetrahydrofolate reductase [NAD(P)H] codes for MRISQLLQRQEPFLSLEFFPPKDRAQWPGFFDVVRQLRELAPLFCSVTYGAGGSTQHNTLEIVTRMKQEYGLEPLAHLTCVGADRARLGSFLSGLGEAGVDNVLALRGDPPRGETSFTPDSEEFQHGSDLVSFIRQEFSDLCIGVAGYPEKHPEAPSMEDDLERLRHKVACGADFIITQLFFDNDRYFDFVARARAAGIGVPIIPGILPVQNLGALQRMLTFCGASVPEEYMRDLEHVQKVYGESGVRGLGLGYAKSQIRNLLDRGAPGVHLYTLNKADTCLDIWKDFSRRDGLK; via the coding sequence GTGCGTATTTCCCAGTTGCTTCAGCGGCAGGAACCCTTCCTGTCGCTGGAGTTCTTTCCCCCCAAGGACCGGGCGCAGTGGCCCGGTTTTTTTGATGTCGTGCGTCAGCTCAGAGAGCTCGCTCCCCTGTTTTGTTCCGTGACCTATGGCGCGGGCGGAAGCACCCAGCACAACACGCTGGAGATAGTGACCCGCATGAAGCAGGAATATGGCCTGGAACCTTTGGCGCATCTGACCTGTGTCGGAGCGGACCGGGCCAGGCTTGGCTCCTTTTTGTCCGGCCTGGGTGAGGCCGGAGTCGATAACGTGCTTGCTTTGCGTGGCGACCCGCCTCGGGGTGAAACATCCTTTACTCCCGATAGTGAAGAGTTTCAGCACGGCAGCGACCTGGTCTCCTTCATCCGGCAGGAGTTTTCCGATCTGTGCATCGGCGTTGCGGGCTATCCTGAAAAACATCCCGAAGCCCCGAGCATGGAGGATGATCTGGAGCGCCTGCGGCACAAAGTGGCCTGCGGCGCGGATTTCATCATCACGCAGCTTTTTTTCGATAACGACAGGTATTTCGATTTCGTGGCCAGGGCCAGGGCGGCGGGCATAGGCGTGCCCATCATCCCGGGCATTCTGCCGGTCCAGAATCTTGGGGCACTGCAGCGCATGCTGACCTTTTGCGGGGCTTCCGTGCCTGAAGAGTATATGCGCGATCTGGAGCATGTGCAGAAGGTTTACGGCGAGAGCGGAGTGCGCGGGCTGGGGCTGGGTTACGCCAAGAGCCAGATCCGAAATCTGCTTGACCGGGGAGCCCCTGGAGTGCATCTCTACACTCTTAATAAAGCCGATACCTGCCTGGATATCTGGAAGGATTTTTCGCGCAGGGATGGGCTGAAGTAA
- a CDS encoding type II secretion system F family protein, with product MPVFIYKAKTRGGRSVKGDLDAPSLEFAENILRRKGYGNVRVKPKPKDILEGTFLEGGVSDRDMVVFSRQFATMINAGVPILQALQIMCEQTENPKLRRKLYAVRNDIEGGSSLYEALKKHPDIFDALYSNMVNAGETGGILDQVLLRLAEYIEKAAKLKAKIKGAMIYPGVVVTVAVAVIAVILIFVIPTFEQMFTESGGALPLPTQIVINMSNFVINNFMLLVGGIIAFIVAFKFFYKWEKGQILVDRWVLFLPVFGPLLRKAAVAKFSRTLATMVSSGVPILNALDIVSRTSGNKTVEKGVLEAKKSIAEGQSLAEPLEDTGVFPPMVIHMIAIGETTGALDSMLTKIADFYDDEVDVAVDALTSLIEPIMIVFLGVVVGGLVISMYLPIFSIADTVA from the coding sequence ATGCCGGTCTTTATCTATAAGGCAAAAACACGCGGCGGTAGATCAGTCAAAGGGGATTTGGACGCTCCAAGCCTTGAATTTGCCGAAAATATCCTGCGGCGCAAAGGATATGGCAATGTCCGGGTCAAGCCGAAACCCAAGGACATTCTGGAAGGCACCTTTCTTGAGGGCGGTGTGTCCGATCGCGACATGGTCGTTTTCAGTCGGCAGTTCGCCACCATGATCAATGCAGGCGTGCCCATCCTGCAGGCCTTGCAGATCATGTGCGAGCAGACCGAGAACCCCAAGCTGCGCCGCAAGCTCTATGCGGTCAGAAACGACATCGAGGGCGGCAGCTCACTGTACGAGGCCCTGAAAAAACATCCCGACATTTTTGACGCGCTCTATTCCAACATGGTCAACGCTGGCGAGACAGGCGGTATCCTGGACCAGGTCCTCCTGCGTCTGGCCGAATACATCGAGAAGGCCGCCAAGCTCAAAGCCAAGATCAAAGGCGCCATGATTTATCCGGGCGTGGTCGTGACCGTGGCCGTGGCGGTCATCGCGGTCATCCTCATCTTCGTTATCCCGACTTTTGAGCAGATGTTCACCGAATCCGGCGGCGCGCTTCCCCTGCCGACTCAGATAGTCATCAACATGAGTAATTTCGTCATCAACAATTTCATGTTGCTGGTGGGCGGCATCATCGCCTTTATTGTCGCCTTCAAGTTCTTTTACAAATGGGAGAAGGGGCAGATCCTTGTCGATCGCTGGGTCCTTTTTCTGCCCGTCTTCGGGCCCCTGCTGCGCAAGGCCGCCGTGGCCAAGTTCAGCCGGACGCTGGCGACCATGGTTTCAAGCGGCGTGCCGATATTGAACGCGCTCGACATCGTTTCGCGCACCTCGGGTAATAAGACCGTTGAAAAGGGCGTGCTCGAAGCCAAGAAATCCATCGCCGAAGGTCAGAGCCTGGCCGAACCTCTGGAGGACACGGGCGTCTTTCCGCCCATGGTCATCCACATGATCGCCATTGGCGAAACTACGGGCGCGCTCGATTCCATGCTGACAAAAATCGCGGATTTCTACGATGACGAGGTCGATGTGGCCGTTGACGCCCTGACTTCTCTCATCGAGCCCATCATGATCGTTTTTCTGGGCGTGGTCGTTGGTGGACTGGTCATTAGCATGTACCTGCCCATCTTCTCCATCGCCGACACCGTAGCGTAA
- a CDS encoding aminotransferase class IV, with the protein MVEIGNEQLFWERLQATPRPGEENFLAFYDHRLGAIFTNPRLMLIPLDDHLVHRGDGVFEALRFEDGAIYQLGEHLLRLERSAGAIELALPLGKAELDDLIRQVCLASGASEGNVMVFVGRGPGGFTLDTRECPQSSLYIAAKRFVRKPESFWTVGVSAVRTRIPAKQGWMSQIKSVNYLPNVLMKKDAVEQGADYPLCFDGDGFLAEGSTENAVLVDRDGVFVVPELKNALMGTTLKRAMSMAEGFMPVSTRPVPESELYDCREIILLGTSIDAVGVVRYNGRVVGDGVPGPVGLRLRGLLVADRKAHGQRLRQA; encoded by the coding sequence ATGGTTGAAATCGGAAATGAGCAGCTTTTTTGGGAACGTTTGCAGGCTACCCCGCGCCCCGGCGAGGAGAATTTTCTGGCTTTCTACGATCATCGGCTGGGTGCGATTTTCACCAATCCGCGTCTCATGCTCATACCCCTCGATGACCACCTCGTGCATCGCGGCGACGGCGTTTTCGAGGCGCTGCGCTTTGAAGACGGAGCCATCTATCAGCTGGGCGAGCATCTGCTGCGTCTGGAGCGTTCCGCCGGCGCCATTGAACTTGCCTTGCCCCTCGGCAAGGCCGAGCTGGACGATCTGATCCGGCAGGTTTGCCTGGCCAGCGGCGCGAGCGAAGGTAACGTCATGGTCTTTGTGGGGCGCGGTCCGGGCGGGTTCACCCTTGACACCCGTGAATGCCCGCAGTCGAGCCTGTACATCGCGGCCAAGCGTTTCGTCCGCAAGCCCGAATCCTTCTGGACTGTTGGGGTCAGCGCAGTGCGTACGCGCATTCCGGCCAAGCAGGGCTGGATGTCCCAGATCAAAAGCGTGAATTATCTGCCCAATGTGCTTATGAAAAAGGACGCCGTGGAGCAGGGCGCGGACTATCCGCTTTGCTTCGACGGGGACGGCTTTCTGGCCGAAGGCTCCACGGAGAACGCGGTGCTGGTGGACAGGGACGGGGTTTTCGTCGTGCCCGAGCTCAAGAACGCCCTCATGGGCACCACCCTGAAGCGGGCCATGAGCATGGCCGAAGGTTTCATGCCGGTCTCCACCCGCCCTGTGCCCGAATCCGAGCTGTACGACTGCCGTGAAATCATTCTTTTGGGTACCAGCATCGACGCGGTGGGCGTGGTTCGCTACAATGGCCGTGTCGTGGGCGACGGCGTCCCCGGTCCTGTCGGCCTGCGCCTGCGCGGGTTGCTGGTGGCGGACCGCAAGGCCCACGGCCAGCGGCTGCGGCAGGCATGA
- a CDS encoding glycosyltransferase family 4 protein, whose protein sequence is MTGQAAGREMAAFAATEVTHLDLGCEFRGGQRQVIYLAGEQHKAGMQVRVAAPQGAPILDAALELGIKIATLPRRRDYHPLNLLALLRMLPSSPTILHTHDARAASLGALARLFRRDLTLIHTRRVSYALGQGWSRWKYRLGTLVVCVSREVEDVVRGAGVCRTAVIPSAIVLDRYSRREPGNFGRVGIIGALSPQKGHAQFFRALSLLAHVPKVWVVGDGALEADLKHQVENLGLSKHIAWKGRVESSLILPSLDILVVPSAHGEGSSGVIKEGWAAGVPVVCSDLPANLELVRNEVNGLVFSNGDPISLARQLDRLREDSALVEQLVSAGTLDVAAYDASGMHAAYLRAYASALPV, encoded by the coding sequence ATGACAGGTCAGGCGGCAGGCCGGGAGATGGCGGCGTTTGCGGCTACAGAAGTGACGCATCTGGATCTTGGATGCGAATTCAGGGGCGGACAACGGCAGGTCATCTATCTTGCAGGGGAACAGCACAAGGCCGGGATGCAGGTGCGCGTGGCCGCGCCGCAGGGCGCGCCCATTCTTGATGCCGCTCTTGAACTCGGGATAAAGATTGCGACGCTGCCCCGCAGACGTGATTATCATCCCCTCAATCTGCTCGCGCTGCTCCGCATGCTTCCTTCTTCGCCTACCATCCTGCACACTCACGACGCCCGCGCCGCCTCTCTTGGGGCCTTGGCGCGCCTCTTTCGACGGGACCTGACCCTGATCCATACCCGGCGGGTGTCCTATGCTCTGGGCCAGGGATGGAGTCGCTGGAAATACCGGCTTGGAACCCTGGTGGTCTGTGTCAGCCGGGAGGTGGAGGATGTGGTTCGCGGAGCCGGAGTTTGCCGCACAGCGGTCATCCCCAGCGCCATCGTGCTTGATAGATACTCCCGCCGGGAACCCGGAAACTTCGGGCGGGTGGGCATCATCGGCGCTCTTTCCCCACAAAAGGGCCATGCCCAGTTTTTCAGGGCCCTCTCGCTGCTGGCACATGTGCCAAAGGTCTGGGTGGTCGGCGATGGGGCCTTGGAGGCGGACCTGAAGCATCAGGTCGAAAACCTGGGCCTTTCAAAACACATCGCGTGGAAAGGGCGGGTCGAGAGTTCTCTCATTCTGCCCAGCCTTGACATTCTGGTTGTGCCTTCGGCTCATGGCGAGGGTTCAAGCGGGGTCATCAAGGAAGGATGGGCTGCGGGCGTGCCCGTGGTCTGTTCCGATCTTCCTGCCAACCTTGAGTTGGTTCGCAACGAGGTCAACGGGCTTGTCTTTTCAAACGGCGACCCTATCTCTCTGGCGCGGCAACTTGATCGCCTGCGGGAAGATTCCGCCTTGGTCGAACAGCTTGTTTCGGCAGGGACTCTTGATGTCGCAGCGTATGATGCATCCGGGATGCACGCGGCCTATCTTCGGGCCTATGCCTCGGCTCTTCCTGTTTAA
- a CDS encoding (deoxy)nucleoside triphosphate pyrophosphohydrolase: MTVGSIDVVAGIIVRDDRFLAARRSLSMSEPGFWEFPGGKVEAEETLGQALARELDEELSIAIDAFSLWKVKEKKVKGREIRLFFHLVTEFSGAPTPRESQELAWITCEEARGYSFLPADEEILSELSTCLQTR; encoded by the coding sequence ATGACGGTCGGCAGCATTGACGTGGTGGCCGGGATCATCGTGCGCGACGACAGGTTTCTGGCCGCCCGGCGATCTCTTTCCATGTCCGAGCCTGGATTCTGGGAATTTCCGGGCGGCAAGGTCGAAGCCGAAGAGACGCTTGGGCAGGCTCTTGCCCGGGAACTGGACGAGGAATTATCCATTGCAATAGATGCTTTTTCCCTCTGGAAAGTAAAGGAAAAAAAGGTTAAAGGACGTGAAATTCGGCTCTTCTTTCATCTTGTGACTGAATTTTCCGGCGCACCAACGCCGCGTGAAAGTCAGGAGCTGGCCTGGATCACTTGTGAAGAAGCACGGGGTTACTCTTTTTTGCCGGCGGACGAGGAAATTCTGTCCGAACTTTCCACATGCCTGCAAACGCGTTGA
- a CDS encoding FAD-dependent oxidoreductase — MTKPSNKDEWFLPEDQRKALASFLKDFKEVVPVHLFVTPGQNDAYADFARNLMTDLVRLTDKVTLNLHSADEKANEKFGVERFPTLLIAPEKYSIRFTGAPAGEEGQAFLHALMMASTGNSFLSARSKELLQELREPRQVKVFVSPTCPYCPGQCVNAIKAAIEKPLLVSVECVETGENPEYAEEYSVGSIPHTVYDEKLSTVGMESELAFVLQLVTLEAAKDMAEERAGTDSADASHHDVVIIGSGPAGLTAGIYAKRAGLDAVVLEKGIVGGLVSITPEVENYPGFINIGGKMLMDMIHEQAKQYVDVITGQTVEEIKVGRKLEVLTQDLVYVADAVIYAAGASWKKLDVPGEDRFMSKGVSFCASCDGFMFKGKKVAVVGGGNTALTDALHLKNLGVDVFIVHRRDSFRAEQHLVDSVLREEIPVHWNIVVEEIGGKETLTFISVRHVKTGETERIPVDGVFLAIGIVPNVEAVSHLGLAQEPGGYIRVDRLGRTSIPRIYAAGDITGGVQQIVTAVSEGASAAMAVFEDLTRRKTESAARKA; from the coding sequence ATGACCAAACCAAGCAACAAAGACGAATGGTTTCTGCCCGAGGATCAGCGTAAGGCCCTGGCCTCCTTTCTGAAGGATTTCAAGGAAGTGGTGCCCGTGCATCTGTTCGTTACGCCCGGGCAGAACGATGCCTACGCCGATTTTGCGCGCAATCTGATGACGGATCTTGTTCGCCTTACCGACAAGGTCACCCTCAACCTGCATTCCGCAGATGAAAAGGCCAACGAAAAGTTTGGCGTGGAGCGGTTTCCGACGCTGCTCATCGCACCCGAAAAATATTCCATTCGTTTTACCGGAGCTCCGGCCGGCGAGGAAGGGCAGGCCTTTTTGCACGCCCTGATGATGGCCTCCACGGGCAACAGCTTCTTGTCCGCGCGCAGCAAGGAGTTGCTGCAGGAATTGCGGGAGCCCCGCCAGGTCAAGGTTTTTGTCAGCCCGACCTGTCCGTATTGTCCCGGGCAGTGCGTCAACGCCATCAAGGCGGCCATCGAGAAACCGCTTTTGGTCAGTGTCGAATGTGTCGAGACCGGGGAAAACCCGGAGTACGCGGAAGAGTACTCCGTGGGCTCCATCCCGCACACGGTTTACGATGAAAAACTGTCCACCGTGGGCATGGAGTCGGAACTGGCCTTTGTGCTGCAACTCGTGACGCTTGAAGCGGCCAAGGACATGGCGGAGGAAAGGGCCGGGACGGATAGCGCGGATGCGAGCCATCATGACGTGGTCATCATCGGCTCCGGACCTGCAGGTCTTACGGCCGGAATATACGCCAAACGCGCGGGCCTTGACGCCGTGGTGCTGGAAAAAGGCATTGTCGGCGGACTGGTCAGCATCACTCCTGAAGTGGAGAACTATCCCGGCTTCATCAACATCGGCGGCAAGATGCTCATGGACATGATCCACGAGCAGGCCAAACAGTACGTGGACGTCATCACCGGCCAGACCGTCGAGGAGATCAAGGTCGGCAGGAAACTGGAAGTCTTGACCCAGGATCTGGTATATGTGGCGGATGCCGTCATATATGCGGCGGGTGCGTCCTGGAAGAAGCTGGACGTGCCCGGCGAGGACCGCTTCATGAGCAAGGGCGTGTCCTTTTGCGCGTCGTGTGACGGATTCATGTTCAAGGGCAAAAAGGTGGCCGTGGTCGGCGGCGGAAACACCGCCCTGACCGACGCCCTGCACCTGAAGAATCTGGGTGTGGATGTATTCATCGTGCATCGCCGCGACAGCTTCCGGGCCGAACAGCATCTTGTCGATTCCGTGCTCAGGGAGGAGATTCCCGTGCATTGGAACATCGTTGTCGAGGAGATCGGCGGAAAAGAGACGCTTACGTTCATAAGCGTCCGGCACGTCAAGACCGGCGAAACAGAGCGCATCCCCGTGGACGGAGTTTTTCTGGCCATCGGCATCGTGCCCAATGTCGAGGCCGTGTCTCATCTGGGCCTGGCACAGGAGCCGGGCGGCTATATCCGCGTCGACAGACTGGGCCGCACCAGCATCCCGCGCATCTATGCGGCCGGAGACATAACCGGCGGGGTGCAGCAGATCGTCACGGCTGTCAGCGAGGGCGCTTCGGCGGCCATGGCCGTTTTCGAGGATTTGACCAGGCGCAAGACGGAATCGGCGGCGCGCAAGGCATGA
- a CDS encoding aspartate-semialdehyde dehydrogenase, giving the protein MKKIPVVAVVGATGAVGREMLDTLVRRNFPHAEVRALASSRSAGTKVEFGAKKLTVQELTEDSFVGVDLALFSAGGSTSEKFAPCAVKAGCVVVDNSSAWRMDPAVPLVVPEVNPDDLAWHKGIIANPNCSTIQMVVALKPLHDAARIKRVVVSTYQAVSGTGQKAIVELENQVRQLFNGQEATNTVYPHRIAFNCLPQIDVFLDNEYTKEEMKMVLETKKIMGDDSIRVTATAVRVPVFYGHSESVNIETEKKLTSKEARAILSQAPGVRVLDNPGEKIYPMAIFAAGEDETFVGRIREDESIENGLNMFIVADNIRKGAALNAVQIAEVLLERDLLRIS; this is encoded by the coding sequence ATGAAGAAGATTCCCGTAGTGGCCGTGGTTGGCGCGACTGGTGCCGTTGGCAGAGAGATGCTCGATACGTTGGTTCGCCGGAATTTCCCCCATGCGGAAGTGCGGGCTCTTGCCTCTTCGCGCTCCGCGGGCACCAAAGTGGAATTCGGCGCGAAAAAGCTGACGGTGCAGGAATTGACCGAAGATTCCTTTGTCGGCGTTGATTTGGCCCTTTTTTCCGCCGGCGGTTCCACGTCCGAAAAATTCGCGCCCTGCGCGGTCAAGGCCGGCTGCGTGGTGGTCGACAACTCCAGCGCCTGGCGCATGGATCCGGCCGTTCCCCTGGTCGTACCCGAGGTCAACCCCGATGATCTCGCCTGGCACAAGGGCATCATCGCCAACCCCAATTGCTCGACGATCCAGATGGTCGTGGCGTTAAAACCGTTGCATGACGCCGCCCGCATCAAGCGCGTCGTGGTCTCCACCTATCAGGCTGTTTCCGGCACCGGCCAGAAGGCCATCGTTGAACTGGAAAATCAGGTGCGTCAGCTTTTCAACGGCCAGGAAGCCACCAATACGGTTTATCCGCACCGTATCGCCTTTAACTGCCTGCCCCAGATCGACGTCTTCCTGGACAACGAGTACACCAAGGAAGAGATGAAGATGGTCCTTGAGACCAAGAAGATCATGGGCGACGATTCCATCCGGGTCACCGCCACCGCTGTGCGCGTGCCGGTCTTCTACGGGCACAGCGAAAGCGTGAACATCGAGACCGAAAAGAAGCTCACTTCCAAGGAAGCCCGCGCCATCCTGTCTCAGGCTCCCGGCGTGCGCGTTCTCGATAATCCGGGCGAGAAGATCTATCCCATGGCCATTTTCGCCGCCGGCGAGGATGAGACCTTTGTGGGCCGCATTCGCGAGGACGAGAGCATTGAGAACGGCCTGAACATGTTTATCGTGGCCGACAATATCCGCAAGGGCGCGGCACTGAACGCCGTCCAGATCGCGGAGGTGCTTCTGGAGCGCGATCTTTTGCGCATTTCATAA